A part of Pseudomonas sp. HR96 genomic DNA contains:
- a CDS encoding VWA domain-containing protein, translating to MLLNLFNEMRAAKVPVSVRELLDLIHALQARVTFADMDEFYYLSRAILVKDERHFDKFDRAFSAYFNGLEKLDDHLQALIPEEWLRKEFERSLSDEERAQIQSLGGLDKLIEEFKKRLEEQKGRHAGGNKWIGTGGTSPFGSGGFNPEGIRVGDAGERKGKAVKVWDQREYKNLDDSVELGTRNIKVALRRLRKFARQGAADELDIDGTIDHTARDAGLLNIQMRPERRNSVKLLLLLDIGGSMDAHVKICEELFSACKSEFKHLEYFYFHNCVYESVWKNNLRRTSERFNTQDLLNKYGADYKVVFVGDAAMAPYEITQPGGSVEHWNEEAGYVWIQRFMAKYRKLIWINPYPKDAWGYTASTNIIRELIEEQMYPLTLRGLEEGMRFLAK from the coding sequence ATGCTGCTCAACCTGTTCAACGAGATGCGCGCAGCCAAGGTGCCGGTGTCGGTGCGCGAGCTGCTCGACCTGATCCACGCCTTGCAGGCGCGGGTCACCTTTGCCGACATGGACGAGTTCTATTACTTGTCGCGGGCCATTCTGGTCAAGGATGAACGCCATTTCGACAAGTTCGACCGGGCCTTCTCGGCCTACTTCAACGGCCTGGAAAAACTCGACGATCACCTGCAGGCCTTGATTCCTGAAGAGTGGCTGCGCAAGGAGTTCGAACGCAGCCTGAGCGACGAAGAGCGCGCGCAGATTCAATCGCTCGGTGGCCTGGACAAGTTGATCGAGGAATTCAAGAAGCGCCTCGAAGAACAGAAAGGCCGCCACGCCGGCGGCAACAAGTGGATCGGCACCGGCGGCACCAGCCCGTTCGGCTCGGGTGGCTTCAACCCTGAGGGCATCCGCGTCGGCGATGCCGGCGAGCGCAAGGGCAAGGCGGTCAAGGTCTGGGACCAGCGCGAGTACAAAAACCTCGACGACTCGGTGGAGCTCGGCACGCGCAACATCAAGGTGGCCCTGCGCCGCCTGCGCAAGTTCGCCCGCCAGGGCGCAGCCGACGAACTGGACATCGACGGCACCATCGACCACACCGCCCGCGATGCCGGCCTGCTCAACATCCAGATGCGCCCGGAGCGGCGCAACAGCGTGAAGTTGCTGCTGTTGCTCGACATCGGCGGTTCGATGGACGCCCACGTGAAAATCTGCGAGGAATTGTTCAGCGCCTGCAAGAGCGAGTTCAAGCACCTGGAGTACTTCTACTTCCACAACTGCGTGTACGAGTCGGTGTGGAAGAACAACCTGCGCCGCACTTCAGAGCGCTTCAATACCCAGGACCTGCTGAACAAGTACGGCGCCGACTACAAGGTGGTGTTCGTCGGCGACGCCGCGATGGCGCCCTACGAGATCACCCAGCCGGGGGGCAGCGTCGAGCACTGGAACGAAGAGGCCGGCTATGTCTGGATACAGCGCTTCATGGCCAAGTACCGCAAGTTGATCTGGATCAACCCCTACCCCAAGGACGCCTGGGGCTACACCGCCTCGACCAACATCATCCGCGAGTTGATCGAGGAGCAGATGTATCCGCTGACCCTGCGCGGGCTGGAGGAAGGGATGCGCTTTCTCGCCAAATAG
- the cysK gene encoding cysteine synthase A gives MSRIFADNAHSIGNTPLVQINRIAPRGVTILAKIEGRNPGYSVKCRVGASMIWDAESSGKLKPGMTIIEPTSGNTGIGLAFVAAARGYKLMLTMPASMSIERRKVLKALGAEIVLTEPAKGMKGAIEKADEIAASEPGKYFLPQQFDNPANPAIHEKTTGPEIWNDTDGAVDVLVAGVGTGGTITGVSRYIKHTQGKSILSVAVEPIGSPVITQARAGEEIKPSPHKIQGIGAGFVPKNLDLSIVDRVELVGDEEAKAMALRLMQEEGILCGISCGAAMAVAVRLAEKPEMQGKTIVVILPDSGERYLSSMLFSDLFTEAELQA, from the coding sequence ATGAGTCGAATTTTCGCCGACAACGCCCATTCCATCGGCAACACGCCGCTGGTGCAGATCAACCGCATCGCGCCGCGCGGCGTGACTATCCTGGCCAAGATCGAAGGCCGCAACCCCGGGTATTCGGTGAAGTGCCGGGTGGGCGCCAGCATGATCTGGGACGCCGAAAGCAGCGGTAAATTGAAACCGGGCATGACCATCATCGAGCCCACCTCGGGCAACACCGGCATCGGCCTGGCGTTCGTGGCGGCGGCCCGCGGCTACAAGCTGATGCTGACCATGCCCGCGTCGATGAGCATCGAGCGGCGCAAGGTGCTCAAGGCGCTGGGCGCTGAAATCGTCCTGACCGAGCCGGCCAAGGGCATGAAGGGCGCCATCGAGAAGGCCGACGAGATCGCCGCCAGCGAGCCGGGCAAGTACTTCCTGCCGCAGCAGTTCGACAACCCGGCCAACCCGGCCATCCACGAGAAAACCACCGGCCCGGAGATCTGGAACGATACCGACGGTGCGGTGGACGTGCTGGTGGCCGGTGTCGGCACCGGCGGCACCATCACTGGGGTGTCACGCTATATCAAGCACACCCAGGGCAAGTCGATTCTCTCGGTGGCGGTAGAACCGATCGGCTCGCCGGTCATCACTCAGGCCCGTGCTGGCGAAGAGATCAAGCCCAGCCCGCACAAGATCCAGGGCATCGGCGCCGGTTTCGTGCCCAAGAACCTCGACCTGTCGATTGTCGATCGGGTGGAGCTGGTGGGTGACGAGGAAGCCAAGGCCATGGCCTTGCGGCTGATGCAGGAGGAGGGGATTCTCTGCGGGATCTCCTGTGGCGCCGCCATGGCCGTGGCGGTGCGCCTGGCCGAGAAGCCGGAGATGCAGGGCAAGACCATTGTGGTGATCCTGCCGGACTCGGGCGAGCGTTACCTGTCGAGCATGTTGTTCAGTGATCTGTTCACCGAGGCTGAATTGCAGGCTTGA
- a CDS encoding sel1 repeat family protein, with the protein MRSLILAGCILVVGCGAESKTNHLNKGVNMHHENNLKAKLAFVCVQEALPIPSVESDRLFKYARWLQKNNQLAQDKLVDQEIERLYRIAAEHNHAKANINLQNGTRRGLFHLGGYEHLRLSQNLIDAGVATGYYLIGIFLQRGSAGLKEDPEMALRYIRMAADKGSAAAQDYVGKELAATPQGWEIGWQMRRCAAEQGEGRAALAVATEYKANEKYEEALKIFQLGVTAGNETSAAYLQEAFNGQPSSSIFYLGKEKDSERAERYMKIWDILAGYSYANPKVPEINEIVPFPPAPLPEWDGKLQWLEERLANIPPEKPTEELIKRLADEKKLEPATGKPMPGAAGFDQSRFPVKSCFSGQVCPQTGYWKAMWLPHEVRGMLHSEVIRHVKEGEIMPTHLAERYFVRSWPFSDKHTVTEERVHWGLLG; encoded by the coding sequence ATGCGATCTTTGATATTGGCTGGTTGTATTTTAGTTGTTGGTTGTGGTGCCGAAAGTAAAACAAATCATCTAAATAAGGGCGTTAATATGCACCATGAAAACAATCTGAAAGCTAAGCTGGCATTTGTTTGTGTGCAGGAGGCTTTGCCGATCCCAAGTGTTGAGTCCGACAGGTTGTTTAAATATGCGCGATGGCTGCAAAAGAACAATCAGCTGGCTCAGGATAAATTGGTCGATCAAGAGATCGAACGGCTCTACCGGATTGCAGCGGAGCACAATCACGCCAAAGCTAACATAAATCTGCAAAATGGGACAAGGCGGGGTCTGTTCCACCTTGGGGGCTACGAGCATCTAAGGTTGAGTCAAAACCTCATCGATGCGGGGGTAGCGACAGGTTATTATCTGATTGGCATTTTCTTGCAGAGGGGATCTGCCGGTCTCAAAGAGGATCCAGAGATGGCGCTTCGGTATATCCGTATGGCGGCCGATAAAGGAAGCGCGGCAGCTCAAGATTACGTGGGAAAAGAGTTAGCGGCAACGCCACAGGGTTGGGAAATTGGTTGGCAGATGCGTCGTTGCGCTGCAGAACAAGGAGAAGGAAGGGCAGCGCTCGCTGTAGCGACCGAATATAAAGCGAATGAAAAATATGAGGAAGCATTGAAAATATTCCAGCTTGGGGTCACTGCAGGTAATGAAACTTCCGCAGCATACTTACAAGAAGCTTTTAACGGTCAACCGTCATCCAGCATTTTTTACCTAGGGAAAGAGAAGGATAGCGAGCGAGCTGAGCGGTATATGAAGATCTGGGACATTCTAGCTGGCTATTCTTACGCCAACCCCAAAGTACCTGAAATAAACGAAATTGTCCCGTTCCCCCCAGCGCCCCTACCTGAGTGGGACGGCAAACTCCAATGGCTGGAAGAGCGCCTCGCCAACATCCCACCTGAGAAACCCACCGAGGAGCTGATCAAACGGCTCGCCGATGAGAAGAAGCTAGAGCCCGCCACCGGCAAACCCATGCCCGGCGCTGCCGGATTCGACCAGTCGAGGTTCCCAGTCAAAAGTTGCTTCAGCGGACAGGTCTGCCCGCAGACCGGATACTGGAAAGCCATGTGGTTGCCCCATGAAGTTCGCGGGATGCTTCACTCCGAGGTCATCCGCCACGTCAAAGAGGGCGAGATCATGCCTACCCATCTGGCCGAGCGATACTTCGTCCGGTCCTGGCCATTTTCCGATAAACATACGGTCACTGAAGAGCGGGTGCATTGGGGGCTGCTGGGATGA
- a CDS encoding phospholipase produces the protein MTGILSLSLANFKFRQDSSLDREISSKFRHGLAQGDREDLMTAREADKVGKALQRGPRPWQIAQLLRTQAQTGARDIERAYLQAVNNATQFIYIENQYFRWPPLAEAIKKAAADQTRAGRDPGLHGALHLFVITNATDDGIGAGTVNTQRMLECLGRADAIPNVTKLRRIEKARLAAPPLDPDDRRVSKAHEELQEAIKEIKESTIEPMEIPGLKIHICSLVAQDSPAELPWMPVYIHSKLMIVNDVFTTHGSANINTRSMQVDSELNIAHEWVSVTQALRRKLWGMHTNGMGDQDDPKAAFKKWAFILNENSRRQTASAHSAENVGPYAPIIEFYFGKASLKDLD, from the coding sequence ATGACGGGTATTCTGAGCCTTTCATTAGCAAATTTTAAGTTTAGGCAAGACAGCAGTCTCGACCGCGAAATCAGTTCCAAATTTCGCCACGGCCTGGCTCAAGGAGACCGCGAAGACCTGATGACAGCGCGCGAGGCCGACAAGGTCGGCAAGGCGCTCCAGCGCGGCCCCAGGCCCTGGCAGATCGCGCAGCTATTGCGTACTCAAGCGCAGACGGGGGCGCGGGACATCGAGCGGGCGTACTTGCAGGCGGTCAACAATGCCACGCAGTTCATCTACATCGAAAACCAGTATTTCCGCTGGCCACCGCTGGCCGAGGCGATCAAGAAGGCGGCGGCGGACCAGACGCGCGCAGGTCGCGACCCCGGGCTGCACGGCGCGCTGCATCTGTTCGTGATCACCAATGCCACCGATGACGGCATCGGCGCTGGCACTGTCAATACCCAGCGCATGCTGGAGTGTCTTGGCCGCGCAGACGCCATCCCGAACGTGACCAAACTTCGGCGTATCGAAAAAGCCAGGCTCGCGGCGCCGCCTTTGGACCCTGACGACCGACGGGTAAGCAAAGCCCACGAGGAACTTCAGGAAGCCATCAAGGAAATCAAAGAAAGCACCATCGAGCCGATGGAAATCCCGGGGCTGAAGATTCACATCTGCTCGTTGGTCGCCCAGGACTCCCCGGCGGAACTGCCATGGATGCCGGTGTATATCCACTCCAAGTTGATGATCGTCAACGACGTGTTCACCACCCATGGTTCGGCGAACATCAATACACGAAGTATGCAGGTGGACAGCGAGCTGAACATTGCCCATGAGTGGGTGAGTGTGACTCAGGCGTTGCGGCGCAAGTTGTGGGGCATGCATACGAATGGGATGGGGGATCAAGATGATCCAAAGGCGGCATTTAAAAAATGGGCATTTATTTTAAATGAGAATTCCCGACGCCAGACCGCGTCCGCACATTCTGCTGAAAACGTCGGCCCATACGCTCCTATCATAGAATTCTATTTTGGAAAAGCCTCTTTGAAGGATTTAGACTGA
- a CDS encoding DUF748 domain-containing protein gives MKRRYSWPVWILAIIVVLLIVVHIALPIVVRNQLNAKLADMGAYSGHVDDVDLALWRGAYKINGLKIVKVDGKVPVPLLSVPLIDLAVSWHSLWHDHAVVAHVEFWHPELNFVDGGANKQASQTGAGTDWREQMNKLLPITLNEVRVQDGKITFRNFNSKPPVNLSATQIDASLYNLTNVEDKQGKRDARFEGKAQLFGQAPLDVTTTFDPFSNFEDFQFRLRTTGIELRKLNDFSSAYGKFDFNAGTGDIVIEADAKKAQLSGYIKPLLHNVEVFNWQQDVENKDKGFFRSVWEALVGGTQAVLKNHDKNQFATRVDLSGSVHRQDISALQAFWEILHNGFVQAFNARYEQAPPKE, from the coding sequence ATGAAACGTCGCTACAGCTGGCCTGTCTGGATTCTGGCAATCATCGTCGTGCTGCTCATCGTGGTGCATATTGCCCTGCCCATCGTCGTGCGCAACCAGCTCAACGCCAAGCTGGCGGACATGGGCGCCTACAGTGGCCACGTCGATGACGTGGACCTGGCCCTGTGGCGCGGCGCCTACAAGATCAACGGGCTGAAAATCGTCAAGGTCGACGGCAAGGTCCCGGTGCCCTTGCTCAGCGTGCCCTTGATCGACCTGGCGGTCAGCTGGCATTCGCTGTGGCACGACCATGCCGTGGTCGCCCACGTCGAGTTCTGGCATCCGGAGCTCAACTTCGTCGACGGCGGCGCCAACAAGCAGGCCTCGCAGACGGGTGCCGGCACCGACTGGCGCGAGCAGATGAACAAGCTGTTGCCCATCACCCTCAACGAAGTGCGAGTGCAAGACGGCAAGATCACCTTTCGCAACTTCAATTCCAAGCCGCCGGTCAACCTCAGCGCCACCCAGATCGACGCCAGCCTGTACAACCTCACCAACGTCGAGGACAAGCAAGGCAAGCGCGACGCGCGCTTCGAAGGCAAGGCGCAGCTGTTCGGTCAGGCGCCGCTGGACGTCACCACCACCTTCGACCCGTTCAGCAACTTCGAAGACTTCCAGTTCCGCCTGCGCACCACCGGCATCGAGCTGCGCAAACTCAATGACTTTTCCTCGGCCTACGGCAAGTTCGACTTCAATGCCGGCACCGGTGACATCGTCATCGAAGCTGACGCCAAGAAGGCGCAGTTGAGTGGCTACATCAAACCCTTGCTGCACAACGTCGAAGTGTTCAACTGGCAGCAGGACGTCGAAAACAAGGATAAAGGCTTCTTCCGTTCGGTCTGGGAGGCGCTGGTGGGCGGCACCCAGGCGGTGCTGAAGAACCATGACAAGAACCAGTTCGCCACCCGCGTCGACTTGAGCGGCAGCGTGCACCGCCAGGACATCAGCGCCTTGCAGGCCTTCTGGGAGATCCTGCACAACGGTTTCGTCCAGGCATTCAATGCACGCTACGAGCAGGCGCCGCCCAAGGAATGA
- a CDS encoding phospholipase, translated as MTQDEIVVPCVLSETNVVYCTAPWYVQRSEYDPALCTYVALVNGEETFRAVHLAIAAATRTVDIICWGFQPSMFFIRDGRHPSIGELLRTKARQGVRVRVLGWEMPLNLAGLGGEGNLPGKGALRIKDRAEQNSTPRQYAEDRQWFSDCAVADGNAAGKAEAGHPLFVSRGFSWEERKRISAELEDGSLDREISFKTRQVLKLSATHHQKSVLVDFEVPDRAVGFVMGHNMLDAYWDTDAHSALNRSTHTWPEPNRGPRGFTPRQDISCKLTGEILRDVHHNFATAWLKETGEDLMTAREADKVGKTLQCGPRPWQIAQLLRTQAQTGARDIERAYLQAVNNATQFIYIENQYFRWPPLAEAIKKAAADQTRAGRDPGLHGALHLFVITNATDDGIGAGTVNTQRMLECLGRADAIPNVTKLRRIEKARLAAPPLDPDDRRVSKAHEELQEAIKEIKESTIEPMDFPGLKIHICSLVAQDSPAELPWMPVYIHSKLMIVNDVFTTHGSANINTRSMQVDSELNIAHEWVNVTQALRRKLWGMHTNGMGDQDDAKAAFFNWSKLLAENSARQSFSEEPRIKLGPYAPIVEFYYGKASLKNLD; from the coding sequence ATGACACAAGACGAAATCGTCGTTCCCTGCGTACTCAGCGAAACCAATGTGGTGTATTGCACGGCGCCCTGGTACGTCCAGCGCAGTGAGTACGACCCCGCGCTCTGTACGTACGTAGCCCTGGTCAACGGTGAAGAAACCTTCAGAGCCGTGCATCTGGCCATTGCGGCCGCCACCAGGACCGTGGACATCATCTGCTGGGGTTTTCAGCCGTCGATGTTCTTCATTCGTGATGGCCGGCACCCGAGCATCGGCGAACTGCTGCGGACCAAGGCCCGCCAAGGCGTTCGAGTGCGGGTACTGGGTTGGGAAATGCCGCTCAACCTGGCGGGCCTCGGGGGTGAGGGCAATCTTCCGGGCAAGGGCGCGTTGCGCATCAAGGATCGGGCAGAGCAGAACTCGACCCCCAGGCAGTATGCAGAGGACCGACAGTGGTTTTCGGATTGCGCCGTGGCTGATGGCAACGCGGCAGGCAAGGCAGAGGCGGGACATCCGCTGTTCGTCAGCCGCGGCTTCAGTTGGGAGGAACGCAAGAGAATCAGCGCCGAGTTGGAAGACGGCAGTCTTGACCGCGAAATCAGTTTCAAGACGCGCCAGGTCCTGAAGCTGTCGGCCACGCATCACCAAAAAAGTGTGCTGGTGGACTTCGAAGTGCCGGACCGGGCGGTGGGGTTTGTCATGGGGCACAACATGCTGGACGCGTATTGGGACACCGATGCGCATTCCGCGCTCAATCGCTCCACCCACACCTGGCCTGAACCCAACCGAGGCCCCCGAGGCTTCACCCCTCGCCAGGACATCTCCTGCAAGCTGACCGGCGAGATCCTGCGCGATGTCCACCACAACTTCGCCACGGCCTGGCTCAAGGAGACCGGCGAAGACCTGATGACAGCGCGCGAGGCCGACAAGGTCGGCAAGACGCTCCAGTGCGGCCCCAGGCCGTGGCAGATCGCGCAGCTATTGCGTACTCAAGCGCAGACGGGGGCGCGGGACATTGAGCGGGCGTACTTGCAGGCGGTCAACAATGCCACGCAGTTCATCTACATCGAAAACCAGTATTTCCGCTGGCCACCGCTGGCCGAGGCGATCAAGAAGGCGGCGGCGGACCAGACGCGCGCAGGTCGCGACCCCGGGCTGCACGGCGCGCTGCATCTGTTCGTGATCACCAATGCCACCGATGACGGCATCGGCGCTGGCACTGTCAATACCCAGCGCATGCTGGAGTGTCTTGGCCGCGCAGACGCCATCCCGAACGTGACCAAACTTCGGCGTATCGAAAAAGCCAGGCTCGCGGCGCCGCCTTTGGACCCTGACGACCGACGGGTAAGCAAAGCCCACGAGGAACTTCAGGAAGCCATCAAGGAAATCAAAGAAAGCACCATCGAGCCGATGGACTTCCCGGGGCTGAAGATTCACATCTGCTCGTTGGTCGCCCAGGACTCCCCGGCGGAACTGCCATGGATGCCGGTGTATATCCACTCCAAGTTGATGATTGTCAACGACGTGTTCACCACCCATGGTTCGGCGAACATCAATACGCGAAGTATGCAGGTGGACAGCGAGCTGAACATTGCCCATGAGTGGGTGAATGTGACTCAGGCGTTGCGGCGCAAGTTGTGGGGAATGCATACGAATGGGATGGGGGATCAGGATGATGCAAAAGCTGCCTTTTTTAACTGGAGCAAGCTTTTAGCTGAGAATTCTGCTCGCCAAAGTTTTTCAGAAGAGCCAAGGATTAAACTAGGGCCCTATGCCCCCATCGTAGAGTTCTACTACGGCAAAGCCTCTCTGAAAAATCTTGACTGA
- a CDS encoding DUF6396 domain-containing protein, producing MKISILLILLFFAGCYAENEKNNSHKALMMHSQSDTKSKLSFACSHEKFPIPNDYSDLLFKYARWLQINNQLVRDSKVNAEIERLYRIAAEHGHYKANINLQNGTRLGMFKLNGKEHLRLSQDLIEAGVATGYYLIGTFLQRGYAGLAEDPEMALKYLRMAADRGNAEAQEYVGKKLVRSPVAWDIGWKMRQCAAEQGVGKAALALGMYYKTVKKYNEAAKNLQLGIGAGDETSAGIMRDVFSGPIPADVLSYLGQRKDLDRADRYNQIWSILADYSYANPKVPEINEIVPLPPAPLPEWDGKLQWLEGRLANIPPEKPTEELIKRLADEKKLEPATGKPMPGAAGFDQSRFPVKSCFSGQVCPQTGYWKAMWLPHEVRGMLHSEVIRHVKEGEIMPTHLAERYFVRSWPFSDKHTVTEERVHWGLLG from the coding sequence ATGAAGATTTCAATTCTTTTGATTCTTCTCTTTTTTGCAGGTTGTTATGCGGAAAATGAGAAAAATAACTCGCACAAGGCGCTTATGATGCACTCCCAAAGTGATACTAAAAGCAAGCTGTCATTTGCTTGTTCGCATGAAAAATTTCCAATACCCAATGATTACTCTGACCTATTGTTTAAGTACGCGCGATGGCTCCAAATAAACAATCAGCTGGTCCGAGATAGTAAGGTTAACGCTGAAATAGAGCGTCTTTATCGAATCGCAGCAGAACACGGTCACTACAAAGCAAACATCAATTTACAAAATGGAACGAGGTTAGGCATGTTCAAGCTGAATGGCAAAGAACATCTGAGGTTAAGTCAAGATCTTATAGAGGCTGGCGTGGCAACTGGTTATTATCTGATAGGAACATTCTTGCAGCGGGGCTATGCCGGACTCGCAGAAGATCCTGAAATGGCGCTGAAATATCTTCGCATGGCTGCGGATCGAGGCAATGCTGAAGCTCAAGAGTATGTGGGGAAAAAGTTGGTGCGATCGCCTGTAGCTTGGGATATTGGTTGGAAAATGCGGCAATGCGCTGCGGAGCAGGGGGTCGGGAAGGCAGCGCTTGCATTAGGTATGTATTACAAAACGGTCAAAAAATATAACGAAGCTGCAAAAAACCTTCAGCTTGGCATAGGTGCTGGTGACGAAACATCTGCGGGAATCATGCGTGATGTTTTTTCCGGCCCTATTCCTGCCGACGTCCTGAGCTATCTTGGACAGAGAAAGGACCTAGACCGGGCTGATCGCTATAACCAAATATGGAGCATCTTAGCTGACTATTCCTATGCCAATCCTAAAGTTCCCGAAATTAACGAAATCGTCCCCCTCCCTCCAGCGCCCCTGCCTGAGTGGGACGGTAAACTCCAATGGCTGGAAGGACGCCTCGCCAACATCCCCCCCGAGAAACCCACCGAGGAGCTGATCAAACGGCTCGCCGATGAGAAGAAGCTAGAGCCCGCCACCGGCAAACCCATGCCCGGCGCTGCCGGATTCGACCAGTCGAGATTTCCAGTCAAAAGTTGCTTCAGCGGACAGGTCTGCCCGCAGACCGGATACTGGAAAGCCATGTGGTTGCCCCATGAAGTTCGCGGGATGCTTCACTCCGAGGTCATCCGCCACGTCAAAGAGGGCGAGATCATGCCTACACATCTGGCCGAGCGATACTTCGTCCGGTCCTGGCCGTTCTCCGACAAGCATACGGTCACAGAAGAGCGGGTGCATTGGGGGCTGCTGGGATGA
- a CDS encoding MoxR family ATPase, translated as MKFEGTRAYVATDDLKLAVNAAITLQRPLLVKGEPGTGKTMLAEQLAEAFGARLITWHIKSTTKAHQGLYEYDAVSRLRDSQLGVDKVHDVRNYLKKGKLWEAFESEERVILLIDEIDKADIEFPNDLLQELDKMEFYVYEIDETIKARQRPIIIITSNNEKELPDAFLRRCFFHYIAFPDRTTLQKIVDVHYPDIKKELVSEALDVFFDVRKVPGLKKKPSTSELVDWLKLLMADNIGEAVLRERDPTKAIPPLAGALVKNEQDVQLLERLAFMSRRGNR; from the coding sequence ATGAAGTTCGAAGGCACTCGCGCTTATGTCGCCACTGACGATCTGAAACTGGCGGTCAACGCCGCCATCACCCTGCAGCGCCCGCTGCTGGTCAAAGGCGAGCCGGGCACCGGCAAGACCATGCTCGCCGAACAACTGGCCGAGGCCTTCGGCGCGCGCCTGATCACCTGGCACATCAAGTCCACCACCAAGGCCCACCAGGGCCTCTACGAGTACGATGCGGTGAGCCGCCTGCGTGACTCGCAGTTGGGCGTGGACAAGGTTCACGACGTGCGCAACTACTTGAAGAAGGGCAAGTTGTGGGAAGCCTTCGAGTCCGAGGAGCGGGTCATCCTGCTGATCGACGAAATCGACAAGGCCGACATCGAGTTCCCCAACGACCTGTTGCAGGAGCTCGACAAGATGGAGTTCTACGTCTACGAGATCGACGAAACCATCAAGGCCAGACAGCGCCCGATCATCATCATCACCTCCAATAACGAGAAAGAGCTGCCGGACGCCTTTCTGCGTCGCTGCTTCTTCCACTACATCGCCTTCCCCGACCGTACGACCCTGCAGAAGATCGTCGACGTGCACTATCCCGACATCAAGAAAGAGCTGGTCAGCGAGGCGCTCGACGTGTTCTTCGACGTGCGCAAGGTGCCCGGGCTGAAGAAGAAGCCTTCCACCTCGGAACTGGTCGACTGGCTCAAACTGCTGATGGCCGACAACATCGGCGAAGCGGTGCTGCGCGAACGCGACCCGACCAAGGCCATCCCACCGCTGGCAGGCGCTTTGGTCAAGAACGAACAAGACGTACAGCTGCTCGAGCGGCTGGCGTTCATGAGCCGTCGCGGCAATCGCTGA
- a CDS encoding sel1 repeat family protein, translating to MTGILRLSSANFKFRHEGALGNKSKRIKYSAAFAPISDRSVKFTRGAVASACLVVAACDNSQTTNANKLADIDNLADVKANLAFTCVHKKIPAPDPEPDLLFNDARWLQKNNVLKQDKLMNAEIERLYRIAAEHGHYKANVNLQNGSRQGLFELSAQEHIRLSQALIDRGLATGYYLIGIYLQRGSAGLRQDQEMSLRYIRMAADHGSADAQEYLGNRLLQAPAAWDAGWQMIECAAQQGHPKAAQALAMKLKLEKKYPEAIRAFQLGVAAGNESSASFLRHGFLGQPKSDALYLAQQEDLERAERYTIIWRILARYSYAHPKVPEINEIVPLPPAPLPEWDGKLQWLEERLANIPPEKPTEELIKRLADEKKLEPATGKPMPGAAGFD from the coding sequence ATGACGGGTATTCTGAGACTTTCATCAGCAAATTTTAAGTTCAGGCATGAGGGAGCACTCGGTAATAAAAGTAAACGTATCAAGTACAGCGCCGCTTTTGCGCCAATAAGCGATCGGAGTGTTAAGTTCACCCGTGGCGCTGTGGCTTCAGCTTGCCTTGTCGTCGCTGCTTGTGACAACAGCCAAACAACTAACGCTAATAAGTTAGCCGATATAGATAACCTCGCCGATGTCAAAGCCAATCTTGCGTTTACCTGCGTCCATAAAAAAATTCCTGCGCCTGACCCGGAGCCCGATCTCCTGTTCAACGACGCACGCTGGCTACAGAAAAACAACGTGCTCAAGCAGGATAAATTGATGAATGCAGAAATTGAGCGACTGTATCGTATTGCAGCTGAGCACGGTCATTATAAAGCGAATGTAAATCTGCAAAATGGATCGAGGCAGGGTTTATTCGAGTTAAGCGCCCAAGAGCATATCAGGCTCAGTCAAGCTCTCATTGATAGAGGTCTTGCAACAGGGTATTACCTAATTGGTATTTATTTACAAAGGGGATCAGCCGGGCTGAGACAGGATCAGGAAATGTCGCTTCGGTATATTCGTATGGCTGCCGACCATGGTAGTGCCGACGCCCAAGAGTATTTAGGGAATCGACTTTTACAGGCTCCAGCAGCTTGGGATGCTGGATGGCAAATGATTGAGTGCGCGGCCCAGCAGGGGCATCCTAAAGCGGCACAAGCTTTGGCCATGAAACTTAAACTCGAAAAAAAATACCCTGAAGCTATACGCGCTTTTCAACTCGGCGTCGCCGCTGGCAACGAATCATCGGCGTCGTTCTTACGCCATGGTTTTCTGGGTCAGCCTAAATCTGATGCATTATACTTAGCTCAGCAAGAAGACCTTGAGCGTGCGGAGCGCTACACGATCATATGGCGCATTCTCGCGCGCTATTCCTACGCCCATCCGAAAGTCCCCGAAATCAACGAGATCGTCCCGCTCCCCCCAGCGCCCCTACCTGAGTGGGACGGCAAACTCCAGTGGCTGGAAGAGCGCCTCGCCAACATCCCACCTGAGAAACCCACCGAGGAGCTGATCAAACGGCTCGCTGATGAGAAGAAGCTAGAGCCCGCCACCGGCAAACCCATGCCCGGCGCTGCCGGCTTCGACTAG